Proteins encoded by one window of Corallococcus exiguus:
- the sitI6 gene encoding SitI6 family double-CXXCG motif immunity protein, with protein sequence MPPFFWLRDDEAATSRYSGDFDATHKWFLPGIKDCPGCGVTSAGWGRQYPAVDLSLIPEHREFEEPRAEPFHEFVRLRELVRPLVPPNTSLPPGTSFGPLTGTASGQFGPFTWQGTSLMIIRRDALDSLKAAGIRGLLGCKTELRFRQKTPPDILELQIEPRGLLHRDCLPPGLAPPCPTCGHQYFRRPDDPILDGASLPTDRDLFRLDNFSTMIIGTDRFKDAVEQGGWTGISFRELPVR encoded by the coding sequence ATGCCCCCCTTCTTCTGGCTCCGTGACGACGAAGCAGCCACATCCCGTTACAGCGGAGACTTCGATGCCACGCACAAATGGTTCCTGCCCGGCATCAAGGATTGTCCTGGATGCGGCGTGACCTCGGCTGGATGGGGACGTCAGTACCCCGCCGTGGACCTTTCACTCATCCCTGAGCATCGGGAATTCGAGGAGCCCCGAGCCGAGCCGTTCCACGAGTTCGTCCGTCTCCGGGAGCTGGTGCGCCCGCTGGTGCCACCCAATACATCGCTTCCTCCCGGAACAAGCTTCGGTCCGCTCACGGGCACTGCGTCCGGTCAGTTCGGGCCGTTCACCTGGCAGGGAACCTCGTTGATGATCATCCGCCGCGACGCACTCGACAGTCTCAAGGCAGCGGGCATCCGTGGACTGCTGGGCTGTAAGACGGAGCTGCGGTTCCGTCAGAAGACGCCTCCGGACATCCTCGAACTCCAGATCGAACCGCGCGGCCTCCTGCACCGCGACTGCCTTCCTCCGGGCCTGGCGCCGCCCTGTCCCACCTGCGGACATCAGTACTTTCGTCGTCCGGACGACCCCATCCTCGACGGTGCTTCGTTGCCCACGGACAGGGACCTGTTCCGCTTGGACAACTTCAGCACCATGATCATCGGCACGGACCGCTTCAAGGACGCGGTGGAGCAGGGCGGTTGGACCGGCATCTCCTTCCGCGAGCTCCCGGTCCGCTGA
- the sitI6 gene encoding SitI6 family double-CXXCG motif immunity protein, protein MALFYWLRDDKVATARYSADFDAGHKWGLPGIKNCPGCGATWSDAGHEYPAVDLSLIPEHAEFEEPRPEPLHEFLRLQALVRPLAPPHAELPPGTKFGPLEGRASGQFGPVTWLGNSLMIIRRDALEGLQVAGVRGLLGCRTELRFRQKTAPDILELQFELRGLLHRDCLPPDLAPPCPTCGRQAFRRPDDPILDGASLPTDRDLFRVGNFSTMIIGTERFKDAVEQGGWTGISFRELPVRS, encoded by the coding sequence ATGGCCCTCTTCTATTGGTTGCGCGACGACAAGGTGGCTACAGCGCGCTATAGCGCGGACTTCGACGCAGGACATAAGTGGGGACTGCCGGGCATCAAGAACTGCCCGGGGTGCGGTGCTACCTGGTCTGATGCGGGACACGAGTATCCGGCCGTGGATCTCTCGCTCATCCCCGAGCATGCGGAATTCGAAGAGCCCCGACCTGAACCCCTTCACGAGTTCCTGCGTCTTCAGGCCCTGGTGCGCCCACTGGCCCCTCCACATGCTGAACTCCCTCCCGGAACGAAATTCGGCCCACTCGAAGGCCGAGCCTCCGGTCAGTTCGGTCCCGTCACGTGGTTGGGGAATTCGCTGATGATCATCCGCCGCGATGCGCTTGAAGGTCTCCAAGTCGCGGGCGTTCGTGGGCTGCTGGGATGCAGGACGGAGCTGCGGTTCCGGCAGAAGACGGCTCCGGACATCCTTGAGCTCCAATTCGAACTGCGCGGCCTCCTGCACCGCGACTGCCTTCCGCCCGACCTGGCACCGCCCTGTCCCACCTGCGGGCGGCAGGCCTTCCGCCGTCCGGACGATCCCATCCTCGACGGTGCTTCGTTGCCCACGGACAGGGACCTGTTCCGCGTGGGCAACTTCAGCACCATGATCATCGGCACGGAGCGCTTCAAGGACGCGGTGGAGCAGGGCGGTTGGACCGGCATCTCCTTCCGTGAGCTGCCCGTGCGTTCCTGA
- a CDS encoding alkaline phosphatase D family protein, producing MKLLLGPILYARAQATPDPKSHDVWSFFVNVFLDSTSGKKPPALRLCFRDAKGKRVAAFDEVKAAADLTALPKDTRGVVWRWEVILPRTDVAQRLSYHFESPDTPGVPVTFERPQPRADRPWSSKVIPPEPLVVSDVVVPAKGVSPNIAFFSCNGASRASDWSNLAQPFALWERMLQQHQQDPADPAKTPGFQLLLGGGDQLYADSLHNTMDVLNAFMKLPRSERLKLPVPDGLSEKLFAEYVWLYRERWGGSQGIAPVLRRVPGLFMWDDHDIFDGWGSHEELQQAPWYRALYSAAARAFEAFQRGFLEQPAKAREPDDRGVVNSAQHYFQTFCFSTVDCDLDVVLLDLRSGRTSRVMDTGDAHPQTEFTVMSRSQWDAFDAWREEHRQRPENGKKARHVLVVSSVPLVHLRFGPAMERMSGGGIELRDDLLDQWESSVHRGERTRLLMNLFSLAKKSYCAVTVLSGDVHVGARARVRSRNPDHLVPALGTVGEVFIEQATSSPIVHPPPGWLAFKGMLALSEDSREDLPGFLQTELLPVGKDLYLRDRNWLSIRLERPKHRDTTARPKLWVKWIAEKENLPMEVVVEPPPFPAVG from the coding sequence ATGAAGCTCTTGCTGGGACCCATCCTGTACGCCCGGGCGCAGGCCACGCCGGACCCGAAGTCCCACGACGTGTGGAGCTTCTTCGTCAACGTGTTCCTGGACAGCACGTCGGGGAAGAAGCCTCCGGCGTTGAGGCTGTGTTTCAGGGACGCGAAGGGCAAGCGGGTCGCCGCCTTCGACGAGGTGAAGGCCGCCGCGGACCTCACCGCCCTGCCCAAGGACACCCGGGGCGTGGTGTGGCGTTGGGAGGTCATCCTGCCGCGCACGGACGTGGCGCAGCGGCTGTCCTATCACTTCGAATCGCCAGACACGCCCGGCGTGCCGGTGACCTTCGAGCGTCCACAGCCGCGAGCTGACCGGCCGTGGTCCTCGAAGGTCATTCCGCCGGAGCCGCTGGTGGTGTCCGACGTCGTCGTGCCCGCGAAGGGCGTGTCGCCGAACATCGCGTTCTTCTCCTGCAACGGCGCCAGCCGTGCGAGTGATTGGAGCAACCTGGCGCAGCCCTTCGCCCTATGGGAGCGGATGCTGCAACAGCATCAGCAGGACCCGGCGGATCCGGCGAAGACGCCGGGCTTCCAGCTGCTGCTCGGGGGAGGCGATCAGCTCTACGCGGACTCGTTGCACAACACGATGGATGTGTTGAACGCGTTCATGAAGTTGCCCCGGTCGGAGCGGTTGAAGCTGCCGGTGCCGGACGGGCTTTCGGAGAAGCTGTTCGCGGAATACGTCTGGCTCTACCGGGAGCGGTGGGGCGGGAGCCAGGGCATCGCGCCGGTGCTGCGGCGGGTGCCGGGCCTGTTCATGTGGGACGACCACGACATCTTCGACGGGTGGGGTTCGCACGAGGAGCTCCAGCAGGCGCCCTGGTACCGGGCCCTCTACAGCGCGGCGGCGCGAGCGTTCGAGGCCTTCCAGCGGGGCTTCCTGGAGCAGCCGGCGAAGGCACGCGAGCCGGACGACCGGGGCGTGGTGAATTCCGCGCAGCACTATTTCCAGACGTTCTGTTTCTCCACGGTGGACTGCGATCTGGACGTGGTGTTGCTGGACCTGAGGAGCGGCAGGACCAGCCGGGTGATGGACACCGGAGACGCGCATCCGCAGACCGAGTTCACGGTGATGAGCCGGTCACAGTGGGACGCCTTCGACGCGTGGCGCGAGGAGCACCGCCAGCGGCCGGAGAACGGCAAGAAGGCGAGGCACGTGTTGGTGGTGTCGTCGGTGCCGCTGGTGCACTTGCGGTTCGGTCCAGCGATGGAGCGGATGAGCGGAGGGGGCATCGAGCTGCGCGACGACCTGTTGGACCAGTGGGAATCCTCGGTGCACCGGGGCGAGCGCACGCGGTTGTTGATGAACCTGTTCTCGCTGGCGAAGAAGTCCTACTGCGCGGTGACGGTGTTGTCGGGGGACGTGCACGTCGGCGCGAGGGCGCGCGTGCGTTCACGCAATCCGGATCACCTGGTGCCGGCGTTGGGAACGGTGGGGGAGGTGTTCATCGAACAGGCGACGTCCTCGCCCATCGTGCATCCGCCGCCGGGATGGCTCGCATTCAAGGGGATGCTGGCGTTGTCGGAGGATTCCCGAGAGGACCTGCCAGGGTTCCTGCAGACGGAGCTGTTGCCAGTGGGCAAGGATCTGTACCTGCGAGACCGCAACTGGCTGTCCATCCGGCTGGAGCGGCCCAAGCACCGAGACACGACCGCGCGTCCGAAGCTGTGGGTGAAGTGGATCGCGGAGAAGGAGAACCTGCCGATGGAGGTGGTGGTGGAGCCACCGCCCTTCCCGGCCGTGGGCTGA
- a CDS encoding helix-turn-helix domain-containing protein codes for MHRIRVVRHASGRGGWEMALATPPPALAPLIRDYCGFREAMPQPMRRQELPGVQVVLILEFGPLLKHLDDAGQVTRHRSGFVAGLDERWSTTEHNGESHGLQVNLTPLGARRLFGLPMHELSHRVTGLEDLWGGEARRLVESLAEARDWAARFAIADAFLLQRAERGPAVDAGVKWAVERIQSTGGQVDIATLASELGHSHKHLIHQFHEQVGLPPRRLARLLRFDRAVERIKSGGPVRWAELALELGYFDQAHLNRDFRQFTGGPPSALLRRALPDAGGFESGA; via the coding sequence ATGCATCGCATCCGCGTGGTGCGCCACGCGTCCGGGCGGGGCGGCTGGGAGATGGCGCTGGCCACGCCGCCCCCGGCGCTGGCGCCGCTCATCCGGGACTACTGCGGCTTTCGCGAGGCCATGCCCCAGCCCATGCGCCGGCAGGAGCTGCCCGGCGTGCAGGTGGTGCTCATCCTGGAGTTCGGTCCGCTGCTGAAGCACCTGGACGACGCGGGTCAGGTGACGCGGCATCGCTCCGGCTTCGTCGCGGGGCTGGACGAGCGCTGGAGCACCACCGAGCACAACGGCGAGTCCCACGGGCTTCAGGTGAACCTCACGCCGCTGGGGGCCAGGCGCCTCTTCGGCCTGCCCATGCACGAGCTGTCCCACCGGGTGACGGGCCTGGAGGACCTGTGGGGCGGCGAAGCACGGCGGCTGGTGGAGTCCCTGGCGGAGGCGCGGGACTGGGCGGCGCGCTTCGCCATCGCGGACGCGTTCCTGCTCCAGCGCGCGGAGCGGGGCCCCGCGGTGGACGCGGGCGTGAAGTGGGCGGTGGAGCGCATCCAGAGCACGGGAGGCCAGGTGGACATCGCCACGCTGGCGAGCGAGCTGGGCCACAGCCACAAGCACCTCATCCACCAGTTCCACGAACAGGTGGGGCTGCCTCCGCGAAGGCTTGCGCGCCTGTTGCGCTTCGACCGGGCGGTGGAGCGGATCAAATCCGGAGGCCCGGTGCGCTGGGCGGAGTTGGCACTGGAGCTGGGCTATTTCGACCAGGCGCACCTGAACCGGGACTTCCGCCAGTTCACCGGCGGGCCGCCGTCCGCGCTCCTGCGGCGTGCGCTTCCGGACGCGGGCGGGTTCGAATCCGGCGCGTAG
- a CDS encoding CapA family protein yields MAPPSVLLMLALAAPAASVPNFSTAESSSTARLTAAGMASVRSVIRDASTARLTAAGMASVRGAMGTSRVTRQLDVAGLASVTAATRNRPNDSETPVSVRMPAGVAESIPTPPRESNTVPATGAAQSQTESLSEAGRIAVEASLGALRAAAITMHGKASASGLATVGNPDEHYARGVAALQSKDSRTAIAELSACVQAAPSRADCRWELGWAYSVEGLWADSLTQWTQVRALNPNQPDLEGALTQARNQAALQAKLAQPVDSTPRPPPPPGAKLRIRAAGDLMLGTTVPEGYLPPEGGGSVIAAVRPLLEDADLTFVNLEGPLCDTGKTTKCRSPANCYAFRSPTSFGDYLKQAGVDVVSTANNHSGDFGEECRRATESTLDALGIAWSGPPGSVATVERNGLKIGLVAFHTSAGCNHLNNLPTATALVKQTAATHDIVIVSFHGGAEGGKALHVPAGKEMFFGEDRGDLRVFTHAVVDAGAHLVLGHGPHVARAMEFYQGRLIAYSMGNFATYGRFNLKGPQGLGMILEVELDSRGGFSNGRILPTKQIGEGITQPDPAANVVSLVRKLTTEDFPDTGARIADDGRLSPRKSPITASSTAP; encoded by the coding sequence ATGGCCCCCCCGTCCGTCCTGCTGATGCTGGCGCTCGCCGCGCCCGCCGCGTCCGTCCCCAACTTCTCCACAGCCGAGTCCTCCAGCACCGCGCGCCTCACCGCGGCGGGCATGGCCTCCGTGCGCTCCGTCATTCGGGATGCGAGCACCGCGCGCCTCACCGCGGCGGGCATGGCCTCCGTGCGAGGGGCGATGGGGACCTCGCGGGTGACGCGGCAGCTGGATGTGGCGGGGCTCGCGTCCGTGACGGCCGCCACGCGGAACCGTCCCAATGACTCCGAGACGCCTGTCTCCGTGCGGATGCCCGCGGGCGTCGCCGAGTCCATCCCGACGCCGCCCCGCGAGTCGAACACGGTGCCGGCCACGGGCGCCGCGCAAAGCCAGACAGAATCCCTCTCCGAAGCAGGCCGCATCGCCGTGGAGGCCAGCCTCGGTGCCCTGCGCGCCGCCGCCATCACGATGCACGGCAAGGCCTCCGCGTCCGGTCTCGCCACCGTGGGCAACCCGGACGAGCACTACGCCCGGGGCGTCGCCGCCCTCCAGTCCAAGGACTCGCGCACCGCGATCGCGGAGCTGTCCGCGTGCGTGCAGGCCGCGCCGTCCCGCGCCGACTGCCGCTGGGAGCTCGGCTGGGCCTACTCCGTCGAGGGCCTCTGGGCGGATTCCCTCACGCAGTGGACGCAGGTGCGCGCGCTCAATCCCAACCAACCGGACCTGGAGGGCGCGCTCACGCAGGCCCGCAACCAGGCCGCGCTCCAGGCGAAGCTCGCGCAGCCTGTGGACAGCACGCCCCGCCCGCCCCCGCCGCCGGGCGCGAAGCTGCGCATCCGCGCCGCCGGTGACCTGATGCTCGGCACCACCGTGCCGGAGGGCTACCTGCCCCCCGAGGGCGGCGGCAGCGTCATCGCGGCCGTGCGCCCCCTGCTGGAGGACGCGGACCTCACCTTCGTGAACCTGGAAGGGCCGCTCTGCGACACCGGCAAGACCACCAAGTGCCGCTCGCCCGCGAACTGCTACGCGTTCCGCTCCCCCACCTCCTTCGGCGATTACCTGAAGCAGGCCGGCGTGGACGTGGTCTCCACCGCGAACAACCACTCCGGCGACTTCGGCGAAGAGTGCCGCCGCGCCACCGAGTCCACGCTGGACGCGCTGGGCATCGCCTGGAGCGGTCCGCCGGGCAGCGTGGCCACCGTGGAGCGCAACGGGCTGAAGATTGGGCTCGTGGCCTTCCACACGTCCGCGGGCTGCAACCACCTCAACAACCTGCCCACCGCCACCGCGCTGGTGAAGCAGACCGCCGCCACGCACGACATCGTCATCGTCTCCTTCCACGGCGGCGCGGAGGGCGGCAAGGCCCTGCACGTCCCCGCCGGCAAGGAGATGTTCTTCGGCGAGGACCGCGGCGACCTGCGCGTCTTCACCCACGCGGTGGTGGACGCGGGCGCGCACCTGGTGCTCGGCCACGGTCCGCACGTCGCGCGCGCCATGGAGTTCTACCAGGGCCGCCTCATCGCCTACTCCATGGGCAACTTCGCCACCTATGGCCGCTTCAACCTCAAGGGCCCGCAGGGCCTGGGCATGATTCTCGAAGTGGAGCTGGACAGCCGTGGCGGCTTCTCCAACGGACGCATCCTCCCCACCAAGCAGATTGGCGAAGGCATCACGCAGCCGGACCCGGCCGCCAACGTCGTCTCGCTGGTGCGCAAGCTCACCACCGAGGACTTCCCCGACACGGGCGCCCGCATCGCCGACGACGGCCGCCTCTCTCCGCGCAAGTCGCCCATCACGGCCTCCAGCACCGCGCCGTAG
- a CDS encoding metalloregulator ArsR/SmtB family transcription factor gives MSRSDQDDLIFKALADSRRRAILDLLKDAPRTTGELCEHFEKTLDRCTVMQHLKVLEKAELVLSHKEGRTRWNHLNAAPIQDIHSRWISSYATHAVKLLTKLKRDLEED, from the coding sequence ATGTCAAGGAGCGACCAGGACGACCTCATCTTCAAGGCGCTGGCGGACTCGCGCCGGCGGGCCATCCTGGACCTGTTGAAGGACGCGCCGAGGACGACCGGGGAGCTGTGCGAGCACTTCGAGAAGACCCTGGACCGCTGCACCGTGATGCAGCACCTCAAGGTCCTGGAGAAGGCGGAGCTGGTGCTGTCCCACAAGGAGGGACGCACGCGGTGGAACCACCTCAACGCGGCGCCCATCCAGGACATCCACTCGCGGTGGATCAGCTCCTACGCCACCCACGCGGTGAAGCTGCTGACGAAGCTGAAGCGGGACCTGGAGGAGGACTGA
- a CDS encoding VOC family protein, which translates to MSLPSLYPFVHYADPESALRFLKQAFGCEERVVYRKPDGAIAHVELTLGHGLVMFGGAEGGRLKMAASKDVPLKNQGIYVVVTDPDALYARAKAAGAAIAMELHDTDYGSRDFSALDPEGNVWSFGTYQPLAVPPPKG; encoded by the coding sequence ATGTCCCTGCCCAGCCTGTATCCCTTCGTCCACTACGCCGACCCCGAGTCCGCCCTGCGCTTCCTGAAGCAGGCCTTCGGCTGCGAGGAGCGGGTCGTCTACCGCAAGCCTGACGGCGCCATCGCCCACGTGGAGCTGACGCTGGGCCACGGGCTCGTGATGTTCGGCGGCGCGGAGGGCGGCCGGCTGAAGATGGCCGCGTCGAAGGACGTGCCCCTGAAGAACCAGGGCATCTACGTGGTGGTGACGGACCCGGATGCGCTGTACGCGCGAGCGAAGGCGGCGGGCGCGGCCATCGCGATGGAGTTGCACGACACGGACTACGGCTCGCGGGACTTCAGCGCGCTGGACCCCGAGGGGAACGTCTGGAGCTTCGGCACGTACCAGCCGCTCGCGGTGCCTCCGCCGAAGGGGTGA
- a CDS encoding MFS transporter gives MPAHRLPRLTSLRPFEYPGYFAVWLGALISNIGTWMETVAMGVYVTQTTGRAEWTGAIVALSFLPAVVLAPVGGALADRFDRRAYAGLGALLQAALAAVLTVLAFRGQLSVSVIGVISFLNGCVSTLTYPAFSALLAELVPPEDLHLSTSLNSAQFNLGRIMGPTLAAVVFQAGGPAWALLANTLSFFAVLVALWRVVPPARDPSVKREPLWDGIRRGITVARDDEDISLVLVATFFVAALVAPFIGLVPVFAIRELGQGAAATSLLVTCQGAGAVTAALCVGTLAELCGQRKLRGYSATTIAVLSGVYWLAPTLQVAAVCIFFLGANYLILMSSLSASCQGRVPRELQARMGSLYSMVLGAGYSLGVWFQGALADRMNLRFVTIGSSAVFLALVLTTRLLKPARFENEPLAPADVQPFSDSAH, from the coding sequence GTGCCTGCCCATCGACTCCCACGACTGACTTCGCTACGCCCCTTCGAATACCCCGGCTATTTCGCCGTGTGGTTGGGCGCGCTCATCTCCAACATCGGCACCTGGATGGAGACGGTGGCGATGGGCGTGTACGTCACGCAGACCACCGGCCGCGCGGAGTGGACGGGCGCCATCGTCGCGCTGTCCTTCCTACCCGCGGTGGTGCTGGCGCCGGTGGGCGGCGCGCTGGCGGATCGCTTCGACCGTCGCGCGTACGCGGGGCTGGGCGCGCTGCTCCAGGCGGCGCTCGCGGCCGTGCTGACGGTGCTCGCGTTCCGCGGGCAGCTGTCGGTGTCCGTCATCGGCGTCATCTCGTTCCTCAACGGGTGCGTGAGCACGCTCACCTATCCGGCCTTCTCCGCGCTGCTGGCCGAACTGGTGCCGCCGGAAGACCTGCACCTGTCCACCAGCCTCAACTCCGCGCAGTTCAACCTGGGCCGCATCATGGGGCCCACGCTGGCCGCGGTGGTGTTTCAGGCGGGCGGACCCGCGTGGGCGCTGCTCGCGAACACGCTGTCCTTCTTCGCGGTGCTGGTGGCGCTGTGGCGCGTGGTGCCACCGGCGCGGGACCCGTCCGTGAAGCGCGAGCCGCTCTGGGATGGCATCCGCCGCGGCATCACCGTGGCGCGCGACGACGAGGACATCTCGCTGGTGCTGGTGGCCACCTTCTTCGTGGCCGCGCTGGTGGCGCCCTTCATCGGCCTGGTGCCGGTGTTCGCCATCCGTGAGCTGGGTCAGGGCGCCGCGGCCACGTCGCTGCTGGTGACGTGCCAGGGCGCGGGCGCGGTGACGGCGGCGCTGTGCGTGGGCACGCTCGCGGAGCTCTGCGGTCAGCGCAAGCTGCGTGGCTACTCGGCGACGACCATCGCGGTGCTGTCGGGCGTGTACTGGCTGGCGCCCACGCTCCAGGTGGCGGCGGTGTGCATCTTCTTCCTCGGCGCCAACTACCTCATCCTGATGAGCAGCCTGAGTGCGTCCTGCCAGGGCCGCGTGCCGCGTGAGCTCCAGGCCCGCATGGGCAGCCTCTACAGCATGGTGCTGGGCGCGGGCTATTCGCTGGGCGTCTGGTTCCAGGGCGCGCTGGCGGACCGCATGAACCTGCGCTTCGTGACCATCGGGAGCAGCGCCGTCTTCCTCGCGCTGGTGCTCACCACGCGCCTGCTCAAGCCCGCGCGCTTCGAGAACGAGCCCCTGGCCCCGGCGGACGTCCAGCCGTTCTCCGACAGCGCGCACTGA
- a CDS encoding DoxX family protein, with the protein MNVTMLNEQPSLLKSAALLPPRLSLGATMIHHGLAKLKKEGIEEQAGMFEQLGIKPGKPWLLATGITELVAGVSSILGIATRFTAVSVIVTQAMAIAKVHRKNGFDITKGGYEFNVALIAIALGTLMRGPGRLSLHSALERRVKRRELRHFRLLPRQRRGSVLLDALG; encoded by the coding sequence ATGAACGTGACGATGCTCAACGAACAACCGTCGCTGCTGAAGTCGGCCGCGTTGCTACCGCCGCGCCTGTCGCTGGGCGCGACGATGATTCATCACGGCCTGGCGAAGCTGAAGAAGGAAGGCATCGAGGAGCAAGCGGGCATGTTCGAGCAGCTGGGCATCAAGCCCGGCAAGCCGTGGCTGCTGGCCACGGGCATCACGGAGCTGGTGGCCGGGGTGAGCTCCATCCTGGGCATCGCGACGCGCTTCACGGCGGTGTCGGTCATCGTCACGCAGGCGATGGCCATCGCGAAGGTGCACAGGAAGAACGGCTTCGACATCACCAAGGGCGGCTACGAGTTCAACGTGGCGCTCATCGCCATCGCGCTGGGGACGCTGATGCGCGGGCCGGGGCGGCTGTCCCTGCACAGCGCGCTGGAGCGGCGGGTGAAGCGCCGGGAGCTGAGGCACTTCCGGCTGCTGCCGCGTCAGCGCCGGGGCTCGGTGCTGCTCGACGCGCTCGGGTAG
- a CDS encoding SRPBCC domain-containing protein — MEPKFQVQLKIRKPLAQVFEAVVNPTKLSGYFVKTSSGPLAQGTTVKWSFAEAPGEFDVITREVIPNERIVFEWPADDSYNTRVEMRFVPLDASNTMVKISESGWKPDEKGITASYGNAGGWMHMMLCLKGYLEYGINLREGGAF, encoded by the coding sequence ATGGAGCCGAAGTTCCAGGTGCAGTTGAAGATCCGCAAGCCGTTGGCGCAGGTGTTCGAGGCGGTGGTGAACCCCACGAAGCTGAGCGGCTACTTCGTGAAGACGAGCAGCGGTCCGCTGGCGCAGGGCACCACGGTGAAGTGGAGCTTCGCGGAGGCGCCGGGCGAATTCGACGTCATCACGCGCGAGGTGATTCCCAACGAGCGCATCGTCTTCGAGTGGCCCGCGGACGACAGCTACAACACGCGCGTGGAGATGCGCTTCGTGCCGTTGGACGCAAGCAACACGATGGTGAAGATCAGCGAGTCCGGATGGAAGCCGGATGAGAAGGGCATCACGGCGTCCTACGGCAACGCGGGTGGCTGGATGCACATGATGCTCTGCCTCAAGGGTTATCTGGAATACGGCATCAACCTTCGGGAGGGCGGGGCGTTCTGA
- a CDS encoding alpha/beta fold hydrolase, protein MSSVRVPALLLSALLLSAPAANAQEPKRAPEALGLGMEGYPYPAPVQFLPVKLEGQDLRMAYMDVKPTGNANGRTVVLLHGKNFFGAYWKDTIRVLTGAGYRVVVPDQIGFGKSSKPAIAYSFHTLASLTKQVLDEVGVKQAVVVGHSMGGMLATRFALMYPEVTTQLVLENPIGLEDYRESVPWKSTEDLYQENLKATEEGLRKYQRGYYVKWKPEYDEYVQVLYRQTLSGEYPRLAWVSAATQTMIYEQPVVHEFPLVKVPALVVIGQEDRTVVGKGSVPPALLPKLGQYPALGKKTAAAIPGATLVEIPNVGHIPHFESPEKWHAALLDFLRKVSK, encoded by the coding sequence ATGTCGTCCGTTCGCGTCCCCGCCCTGCTCCTGTCCGCCCTGCTCCTCTCCGCGCCCGCCGCGAACGCACAGGAGCCCAAGCGCGCCCCGGAGGCGCTGGGCCTGGGCATGGAGGGCTACCCCTACCCTGCCCCCGTGCAGTTCCTGCCCGTGAAGCTGGAGGGTCAGGACCTGCGCATGGCGTACATGGACGTGAAGCCCACGGGCAACGCGAACGGGCGCACGGTGGTGCTGCTGCACGGCAAGAACTTCTTCGGCGCGTACTGGAAGGACACGATTCGCGTCCTCACCGGCGCGGGCTACCGCGTCGTGGTGCCGGATCAGATCGGCTTCGGCAAGTCATCCAAGCCGGCCATCGCGTACAGCTTCCACACGCTGGCGTCGCTGACGAAGCAGGTGCTGGATGAAGTGGGCGTGAAGCAGGCCGTGGTGGTGGGCCACAGCATGGGCGGCATGCTCGCGACGCGCTTCGCGCTGATGTACCCGGAGGTGACGACGCAGCTGGTGCTGGAGAACCCCATTGGCCTGGAGGACTACCGCGAGTCCGTCCCCTGGAAGTCCACCGAGGACCTCTACCAGGAGAACCTGAAGGCCACGGAGGAGGGGCTGCGCAAGTACCAGCGCGGCTACTACGTGAAGTGGAAGCCCGAGTACGACGAATACGTCCAGGTCCTCTACCGCCAGACGCTCAGCGGTGAGTACCCGCGCCTGGCCTGGGTGTCCGCCGCCACGCAGACGATGATCTACGAGCAGCCGGTGGTGCACGAGTTTCCGTTGGTGAAGGTGCCCGCGCTGGTGGTGATTGGTCAGGAGGACCGCACGGTGGTGGGCAAGGGCAGCGTGCCGCCCGCGCTCTTGCCGAAGCTGGGGCAGTACCCGGCGCTGGGGAAGAAGACCGCCGCGGCCATCCCGGGCGCCACGCTGGTGGAGATTCCGAACGTGGGCCACATCCCGCACTTCGAGTCGCCGGAGAAGTGGCACGCGGCCCTGCTGGACTTCCTGCGCAAGGTTTCGAAGTAA
- the sitA6 gene encoding SitA6 family polymorphic toxin lipoprotein: MRKMLMFLALWTAACASSTPLQQRWDEAEAECGDASSDACVTLVCGDTVCGFFRCEDVPGEIVLARGLPPRPPPVAVAPAPGSGPRRNWGGSMGLPGDPEPVMVFPWYGNPKPVPPQRRLPAGKFEKHHIFPQAPDLAAWFNLKGIDIHQYTIPIPVHVHRRIHSDAPKGGLWNKAWREFRNTNGGAPAEEIFKHAGELIYRFQLLGGPIQQYN, translated from the coding sequence ATGCGAAAGATGCTGATGTTCCTGGCGCTGTGGACGGCGGCGTGCGCGTCCAGCACGCCGCTCCAGCAGCGGTGGGATGAAGCCGAGGCGGAGTGCGGTGACGCCAGCTCGGACGCCTGTGTGACCCTGGTGTGTGGGGACACGGTGTGCGGCTTCTTCCGGTGCGAGGACGTACCTGGGGAGATAGTGCTGGCGCGGGGACTTCCACCCCGGCCTCCACCCGTGGCGGTGGCTCCCGCGCCGGGAAGCGGGCCTCGGCGCAACTGGGGCGGCAGCATGGGCCTGCCGGGCGACCCGGAACCCGTCATGGTGTTCCCCTGGTACGGGAACCCCAAGCCCGTGCCTCCTCAGCGGCGATTGCCGGCGGGCAAGTTCGAGAAGCACCACATCTTCCCGCAGGCCCCGGACCTTGCTGCGTGGTTCAATCTCAAGGGGATCGACATCCACCAGTACACGATCCCCATCCCCGTGCATGTCCACCGGCGTATCCACAGCGATGCTCCCAAGGGGGGCTTGTGGAACAAGGCTTGGCGTGAGTTCCGGAATACGAACGGAGGCGCTCCCGCAGAGGAAATCTTCAAGCATGCCGGGGAGCTGATCTACCGATTCCAACTCCTGGGTGGTCCCATCCAGCAGTACAACTGA